Proteins encoded together in one Bombus vancouverensis nearcticus chromosome 14, iyBomVanc1_principal, whole genome shotgun sequence window:
- the LOC143303578 gene encoding uncharacterized protein LOC143303578, with the protein MDRDIGDTKRKSARPTWLMYHRHSYGPSTEGSGRKSTWRRSRTPSGSDRKFGNDRIRKWIVTLATQSAIYRKSVRPTWLMYHRHPYGPSTEGSGRNSTWRRSRTPNECMDDGDMSRDDKRM; encoded by the exons ATGGATC gtGACATTGGCGACACAAAGCGCAAAAGCGCGAGGCCGACGTGGCTGATGTACCATCGACATTCctacggtccttccaccgaaggttctggaagaaagagcacgtggcgacggtcgcggacgcctagcggatccgatcgaaagttcGGAAATGATAGAATTCGGAAATGGATC gtGACATtggcgacacaaagcgctatataCCGCAAAAGCGTAAGGCCGACGTGGCTGATGTACCATCGACATCCctacggtccttccaccgaaggttctggAAGAAACAGCACGTGGCgacggtcgcggacgcctaacgAATGCATGGACGATGGGGATATGtcgagggatgacaaaagaatgTGA